The Oreochromis niloticus isolate F11D_XX linkage group LG18, O_niloticus_UMD_NMBU, whole genome shotgun sequence DNA window CAGATGCTGGAGGAAAACATtatcacttttgtgaagaacgagctaAAGAAGCTGCAGAATGATCTGAATCCAGATTATTCAGAGTATCAGAGGGATGAAGAGGAGGTGTTGGACAGTGAGGAAGAGAAGCAgagaaggagcagcagagaggcatttcTGAAACTTGCAGTTAACTTCCTGAGAATAATGAAACAGGAGCAGCTGGCTGACTGTCTGCAGAGCAGTGAGAGGATTTCTCTTCATAAATTCAGTCTTTACAGGAATGAAATTGTCATATTCTCTATAATCATAACACTCATGTTTCTGGTGCTTTCCTGTAGAAAATCCTGATCCACTTTGtgagaaaacatttaaatgcaacctaaagaagaagttccagtgtgtctCTGAGGGGATCGCTAAACCAGGAACCCGAACCACTCTAAAtgagatctacacagagctctgcatcacagagggagggaccgGAGAGGTCAACactgaacatgaggtcagacagattgaaacgtTTTCctggaaaccagacagaccagaaacaacaatcaggtgtgaagacatctttaaagcttcgactgaaagagacaaaccaatcagaacagttcTGACCAAAGGAGTGGCTGGCATCGGGAAAACACTCCTGACACAAAAGTTCACtttggactgggctgaagacaagaccaaccaggacatccagttcatgtTTCCATTCACATTCAGAGAGCTGAATTTACTGAAGGATAAAAAGTTCAGCTTAGTGGGATTTATTCATCACTTCTTCACTGAAatcaaagaagcaggaatctgtaactttaaaaagttcaaagttgtgttcatctttgatggtctggatgagtgtcgacttcctctgaaCTTCCACATCACTGAGATCCTCACTGATGTTACAGAGTCCAcatcagtggatgtgctgctgacaaacctcatcaggggaAAGTTGCTTCCTTCTGCTCAcatctggataaccacacgacctgcagcagccaatcagatccctgcTGAGTATATAGACATGGttacagaggtcagagggttcactgacccaaaGAAGGAAGAGTATTTCAGGAAGAGACTCAGAGACAAGGAAGAGGCCAACACCATAATCtctcacatcaagacatcacgaagcctccacatcatgtgtcaCATCCCaatcttctgctggatcactgctacagttctagAGAGTTTGTTAAAAACCAAACAGGATGGAGGAAAGCTGCCCAAGAcactgactgagatgtacattcACTTCCTGATGGTTCAGACCAAAGTGAAGAAcatcaagtatgatggaggagctgagacagatcctcTCTGGAGTCCAGAGAGTAAGATAATGATTGAAGCACTGGGGAAACTGGCTTTTgagcagctgcagaaaggaaacctgatcttctatgaatcagacctgacagagtgtggcatgaATGTCAGAGAGGCCTCAGTGtgctcaggagtgttcacacaggtctttaaagaggagagaggactgtaccaagAGAAGATGTTCTGCTTTGTCcatctgagcattcaggagttttTAGCTGCTCTTTATGTGCATCTGACATTCACCAACTCTGGTGTCAACctgctgaaagaagaagaaacagcctCAGTGCAGACTGGAGAATCTTCAGTAAGACAGTtctaccagagtgctgtgaacgAGGCTTTGAAGAGTTCAAATGGACACTGGGACTTGTTTCTTCGCTTCCTCCttggtctttcactgcagaccaatcagaaaCCCATACAAGGCCTGCTCACACAAACAGGAATCAGCTCAAAGATAAATCAGGAAGCAGTCAAGTACATTACAGAAACAATGAATGACACTCTCTcttcagagaaaagcatcaatctgctccactgtctgaatgaattGAATGACAACTCTATAGTGAAGGAGGTCCAGCATCACTTGAGTTTAGGACAACTGTCTAAAGTTAATCtctctcctgctcagtggtcagctctggtcttcatcttactgtcatcagaaacaGGTGTGGATGAGTTTGACTTGAGGAAATATTCAGCTTCAGAAGAGGCTCTTCTgcagctgctgccagtggtcaaagcctgtAAGAAAGCCCAGTAAGTATCCAGTTTAATCCTGGCAAGAGATTGCTTTAaagtgtttatttaaagattttgaaaAGTTCACTAATATACATACGTTTCTAGGTTAAGCGGCTGTAAGCtcacagagagaagctgtgaagctctttCCTTAATTTTAAGTTCTCAGTCCTCCAGACTGAGAGAGCTGGACATGAGTAACAACAACCTCCAGGACTCAGGAGTGAAGCTGCTTTGTGTTGGACTTGGGAGTCCACACTGTAtgctggaaactctcaggttaGCTGACTCTTTGTGTCAGGAGATTTGGATATTTCACAACAACTGTCATTATTTTATAGATTTAAGATGTTGTTTCTGTTCTGGTGTAAGCTCTGAAAGAGAACAGTAGAGTagaagtgaaacacacacacttcataAATCAGAAAAATGTGACTTCATTTATGATTGTCCATCATagcaaaaaagacagaaagtcaatttttgttctttttaaaactgagtGAAGAAAagccagtttgtttgtttttgtaacaacTTCATCTGAAATCAGAATCTAACCCCTAATCTTAACCACAACCTCAGTTGTATcagatagtgttttccaaatcAATTGATGAtgagaaagtaaaataaatgcacATGTGTAGATTTATTCGAAATGGTTCTCATGTTTTTCGAATGTGTAACATACAGACGATTTGTCACATAGCATCGGTATGTTACGTTTTTGGATGAGAGCGTGTCCATCATagtaaaaaagacagaaagtaattatgttttttattgtttttttaaatttgagtaCAGAAAAGccagtttgtttgttgttttaacaACTTTAACTGAAATCAGAATCTGTTCATTCGACTGCATGAACATCAGCAAATTCAGAGCAGTTCCTTACAATGATGTGACATGTTGTATGTGTTTGAAGGCTGTCAGGCTGTCAGATCACAGAAACAGGCTTCACCTCTCTGGCCAAAGCTCTGCGCTCCAATCCCTCCTATTTGAAAGAGCTGGACTTGAGCTATAATCACCCAGAagactcaggaatgaagcttTTGTCTGCTCTAAAGGAGGATCCACATGTGAAACTGGACATACTCTGGTaggaaaacagcaaataaagctaaaaatatatatatattttctccaGCATATTGTAAGGTAACCACTGACCCGATTGCCAGTAAAACAGTCTGTATGTCCACTTAAATGGGCAACTGTGTGGGTGAATGACTCAAAAACAATCACAGTTAAAACTCAAGGATGGATACACAGCTTGAAGGAGAATGTAACAAACAGATAAGAATTGGACCCTCGATACTGATGTTTCAAGACTGTGTCAATCAAAACACCAACATCACATGGCCATTGCTAAGTGAGGTTTTGATGTGTTTAACCCCAGATCTGACAGGTGCCTTTGTGATGGTTCTGGGTCTGTGATCCAGGATTTATAGTTTAATTTTGCTGCTTCCTGCTGTGTTCACTATGTCCTCACTTCATGCTCCACACAGTCACAGCCTTACCTCCCTGTTTTTAGTCAGGTGAGACACCAGGATTCCCATTTTCATGAACAAGTCATCTGTGCAGGAACATGTTATTTTTAATTGTGATTGGGAAGAATAATATATGCTCTCAGTTCAATCAAGTACTCAGATTCAAAgtgtaattaaataaatattgactTAATTGGAATGTTTGCTGCCATAACCTCCTGAGAATcaagaaaaaaattatcttcTCATtgaactttttattgttttctgcaTGCAGGACTCAGTAGCTCTATTGAGgctggaaacaaaacaaaaaacaaaaacaataacaggAACAACTTGACTTGATACCAAACAAGCTAACAGAGATTACATGCACTAAGAGGGAGGGGGCAACAACGAGCACAGTGAAACACAGACAATATATACACAGGAATTCAAGCTGGACACACATGTTCTCTCAATGAACTCACCACACACTTAGACAGTTGAATTTGAACACACAATATCCTCATCATATTTACATGGTGATGAATGACCCACAAAGACTTTCACTCCTGCTCCGTTATTCCCACTGACACTTCTGGTGGAAACATCTCATAAACAACAGGAGAAAGACTCAGACTGAGTTTAGAGGTTGCACAGGATGACATGTTCGCTCAGATTTAGAAAGGTATTGGTCAATATGAAAATTATGTTGTGACTGGTCAGAATTAGCTCACAAaagttaataaatgtttttaaacaattatttttgaataaactgaaaataaaagctAATTCTTCACCAGCTTCTAGCTTTGTTTGACGGTTTGGAGAACAGACTGGATGTCACAAACTCCCAGAAACCTTTAAAGCCAATTAGACTTTGAAGGTATTCCCGACCAATGCTGGGGCAACAACGACAAAGACAGAAACGGATTCAGACTCAAAAAGTCTAAAGCCTTTGTTATTATCAGAATGAACGCAGCAGTCTTTTCTGAATATATTTTGTTCTATATatttatttgggtttttttgaacTGAATAACTAAGCAACTGAAATATCCTCACGTGttaacagaaagagaaaatagtATTTGAAGCACAGTGTTCATTGTAGTGACAGAAACACAGGGAGGCAGAAGATAAAGCAGACTGAAGGTTGTATTTAGGTAATTTAAGAACCTGGTATGGatgatgatttatttttttaaattgtgctttGATACATCAAACCTTAGAACCGTAGAAAGTGTATTATCTGTTTGACTTTATTAggagataaaataaaacacaaggttATTTCTCTAGAAAAGATGAATGAGAGAATACAAAGGCCATGTCTGCACACTAAAAGATAATGTGCTCATTTCAGTGTGGAGCCTCAAGGAGTCCAGTGGATGAGACCAGGTCTAAAGaaatgtaagtgtgtttttgatTTATGAGCTGCATTCACACCATTTTGTACTGTCCTACATGTTTTGTCACGTTTCCCTTTAGATTTCTGTGACCTGACgctggatccaaacacagcacacagaaacCTCAAACTGTCTAAAAACAACAAGGAGGTGACACATGTGGAAGAAGATCAGCTGTATCCTGGTGATGATCTTAGGTTTGATCAGtggcctcagctgctgtgtaccAACAGTCTGagtggtcgctgttactgggaggttgaGTGGAGAGGAGAGGTTCATGTTGCTGTAGCTTATGGAGGAATCAGACGGAAAGGAGAAGAGGATGAAAGCAGGTTTGGAAGGACTTATCAATCCTGGAGTCTCTACTGCAGTGATAAAAGGGGTTACTATGGAAATCATGATTACATAGGAAGAGCGATCCCTCTTCTCCCCTCAGCGCTCTCTCACaaagtagcagtgtatgtggactgttcTGCAGGAACTGTCCTTCTACAGTGTCTCCTCTGACAAACTGAGCCACCTGCACACATTCAACACCACCTTCACTGAACCTGTATATGCTGAGTTTAGAGTGAAGCCTGACTCTAATATCCGCCTCTGTGTTGACTCAGAATAATGAACTTATTGTGCAGAGAAATATTCTCACATTGGTGTTTCATACTTTTTTTCACTTAGTATATCAGGTATACTGTCTCATACAGGTATTAATTTGGTTTTCAGTCCAGAATTGTTGGATTAGACTGAttctcttgaaaaaaaaaatcttttatcaTCTTATTGTCTTTGGTTGAGTAGATTTATCAGATATACTTAAAATTTCTTGTTCAAATTAAAAGTatcatacattttatatttgacTAACCCAGTCCGCAGTTGACATAACTGGGTGGAGTAAATACGTTTAATTTCTTAGAGTGAGTAGAGCTTGTTTTGGTTGAGTACATTTTATTTAGTCTCATCAATTTAAGTCAACATAATGTTAATTAGATCAACATCACGATATTCAGCTAATACAACATAATTTGTTTGACTTGCATTTAATTATCCAAATGTTATCAGATGTACCTAAAATACCTAAAATGTCTTGTTCAAATTaatcatatattttatatttcaccaACCCCGTTGTGTGGAACCAGTTGACATAAATGGGTGGAGTAAATACAACATATTAATTCTTAGAGTGTATTTAAAAGTGACTGTTTGGATTCATTTAaccaaaaatgattaaaatctgtaaataaatgcaaaatgcatCTTTGAAAATGAGAGTcggataaaaataataatctgaAATGTTAAGGATTGAAGAAAGAGGAAAGTACACAGGAGTGTTTTAATCTGTTTGAATTGGTCCAGTGAGTTCACAGCGCCTCCAGCAGGTGGATTCtagtattgtttgtttttaaagctgtaaacagtttttttctctgctgtcaGTGTCTGTT harbors:
- the LOC100710992 gene encoding NLR family CARD domain-containing protein 3-like, which encodes MERPDSPEPETRLSSPQEDRPDFKSRKLTPDERITEAPDALESKPGPSCVSLKSDQSKENIVNFKGTKSTAAEEADQEQHQTDLDSVFKMLEENIITFVKNELKKLQNDLNPDYSEYQRDEEEVLDSEEEKQRRSSREAFLKLAVNFLRIMKQEQLADCLQSKNPDPLCEKTFKCNLKKKFQCVSEGIAKPGTRTTLNEIYTELCITEGGTGEVNTEHEVRQIETFSWKPDRPETTIRCEDIFKASTERDKPIRTVLTKGVAGIGKTLLTQKFTLDWAEDKTNQDIQFMFPFTFRELNLLKDKKFSLVGFIHHFFTEIKEAGICNFKKFKVVFIFDGLDECRLPLNFHITEILTDVTESTSVDVLLTNLIRGKLLPSAHIWITTRPAAANQIPAEYIDMVTEVRGFTDPKKEEYFRKRLRDKEEANTIISHIKTSRSLHIMCHIPIFCWITATVLESLLKTKQDGGKLPKTLTEMYIHFLMVQTKVKNIKYDGGAETDPLWSPESKIMIEALGKLAFEQLQKGNLIFYESDLTECGMNVREASVCSGVFTQVFKEERGLYQEKMFCFVHLSIQEFLAALYVHLTFTNSGVNLLKEEETASVQTGESSVRQFYQSAVNEALKSSNGHWDLFLRFLLGLSLQTNQKPIQGLLTQTGISSKINQEAVKYITETMNDTLSSEKSINLLHCLNELNDNSIVKEVQHHLSLGQLSKVNLSPAQWSALVFILLSSETGVDEFDLRKYSASEEALLQLLPVVKACKKAQLSGCKLTERSCEALSLILSSQSSRLRELDMSNNNLQDSGVKLLCVGLGSPHCMLETLRLSGCQITETGFTSLAKALRSNPSYLKELDLSYNHPEDSGMKLLSALKEDPHVKLDILCVEPQGVQWMRPGLKKYFCDLTLDPNTAHRNLKLSKNNKEVTHVEEDQLYPGDDLRFDQWPQLLCTNSLSGRCYWEVEWRGEVHVAVAYGGIRRKGEEDESRFGRTYQSWSLYCSDKRGYYGNHDYIGRAIPLLPSALSHKVAVYVDCSAGTVLLQCLL